The following are from one region of the Abiotrophia defectiva ATCC 49176 genome:
- the rlmD gene encoding 23S rRNA (uracil(1939)-C(5))-methyltransferase RlmD: MDAKQVFKKNQVHQGQVVDLTHEGQGVVKIDGYAFFVEGVIPGEQVAIKVLKVGKSFGFARLEEILKSSPDRVEITDPIGRQIGTMTLQHMAYPAQLKAKQALVKQVFSRLGKFPESLEVRPTHGMDHPWQYRNKAQIPVRTVKGQLETGFFRKNSHQLVPVENFHIQDPAIDQAILKTRDILRQLGYTAYDEESRKGQIRHIIVKRGHYSGQVMLILVVNGKGLPREEQLVEALTDAIPNLVSLVLNSHTQANNVIMGPTNRLLWGQPVYQDQMLGLDFSISPHSFYQVNTPQAEALYRYAIEAADLSGSETVLDAYCGIGTISLALARKAGQVYAMEIVPEAIDMARANAEANGLTNVTFQAGKAEEVLPAWQAEGIAFDVAVVDPPRKGLDPEFVKTLIELAPDKIVYVSCNPATCARDCQLLAQAGYELQWVQPVDLFPQTAHVEAVSLLVKE, encoded by the coding sequence ATGGACGCAAAACAAGTATTTAAGAAGAACCAAGTACACCAAGGGCAGGTAGTGGATCTAACTCACGAAGGACAGGGCGTCGTCAAAATTGACGGCTACGCCTTCTTTGTCGAGGGGGTGATTCCGGGTGAGCAGGTCGCCATTAAGGTACTCAAGGTCGGCAAGTCCTTCGGCTTTGCGCGCCTGGAAGAAATCCTAAAGTCCAGTCCGGATCGGGTGGAGATTACCGACCCTATCGGCCGTCAGATTGGCACCATGACCTTGCAACATATGGCTTATCCTGCCCAGCTCAAGGCTAAGCAGGCCCTAGTCAAGCAGGTCTTCAGTCGCCTAGGAAAATTCCCGGAAAGTTTGGAAGTCCGGCCGACTCATGGCATGGACCATCCTTGGCAATACCGCAATAAGGCCCAAATCCCGGTGCGGACCGTCAAAGGCCAACTAGAGACCGGCTTCTTCCGTAAGAATAGCCACCAGCTAGTGCCGGTGGAGAATTTCCATATTCAGGATCCAGCCATCGACCAAGCCATTCTTAAGACGCGAGATATCTTGCGCCAGCTGGGCTATACTGCCTACGACGAGGAGAGTCGCAAGGGCCAAATTCGCCATATCATCGTCAAGCGCGGCCACTATAGCGGCCAAGTCATGTTAATCCTGGTCGTCAACGGCAAGGGCCTGCCACGAGAAGAACAGTTAGTGGAAGCCCTGACCGATGCCATTCCTAACCTAGTCAGCCTGGTCCTCAACAGCCATACGCAGGCCAATAATGTCATTATGGGGCCGACCAATCGGCTCTTGTGGGGCCAGCCGGTCTATCAGGACCAGATGTTGGGGCTAGATTTCTCTATCTCCCCGCATTCCTTCTATCAGGTCAATACCCCTCAGGCCGAAGCCCTCTATCGTTATGCCATTGAGGCAGCCGATTTATCTGGCAGTGAGACCGTCCTGGATGCTTACTGCGGGATCGGCACCATCTCCCTGGCCCTAGCCCGTAAAGCCGGTCAGGTCTATGCCATGGAAATCGTACCAGAAGCCATCGACATGGCGCGGGCCAATGCCGAGGCCAATGGCCTGACCAATGTCACCTTCCAAGCCGGCAAGGCCGAAGAAGTACTACCAGCTTGGCAGGCAGAAGGCATTGCTTTTGATGTGGCGGTAGTCGATCCACCACGCAAGGGCCTAGACCCTGAATTCGTTAAGACTCTGATTGAACTGGCGCCAGACAAGATTGTCTATGTGTCCTGCAACCCAGCCACCTGTGCCCGGGACTGCCAGCTCTTGGCCCAGGCAGGCTATGAGCTTCAGTGGGTGCAGCCGGTTGATTTATTCCCGCAGACCGCGCATGTTGAGGCGGTAAGTTTGCTAGTCAAGGAGTAA
- a CDS encoding flavocytochrome c: MKNYWKKFWLVLALLVLVMGPLASLAQAAGSQTVKGQGQGKHGTVEVEVTFQDDRIADIKVLQSDENEVLATPVYKQLKDKIIGNNKADVDVVSGSTATSQGYLEAVQDAVKKSGLTLAEVSSTTSTQEQLDSEQSYDVVVVGAGGAGFSAAIEAAQAGKSVVIIEKMPAVGGNTLISGGEMNAPGNWVQKKLGIEGDSVETYYQDTMKGGDNLGNPEMVRYLAEHALESAEWLRDVVGVKFLEDKLFQFGGHSYKRALIPEGHTGQELVTKLNAKAEELGVKILVNTKATELIQDDSKRVVGVKADHQGQAVTFHAKNGVVLTTGGFGSNIDMRKQYNPEMDERYLSTDTVGSTGDGIVMAQAIGAAVTNMSSIQTYPVSNPETGEISLLADTRFDGAVLINQEGQRFVEELDRRDVISKAILAQPGGYTYQLWNQKTDDISHSKEHHQAEYQELKKQGLLVEADTLEEVAAHFDIDPAKLKETVAKVNQYAKDKKDPDFNHRAGLASLEEGPYILEKVRPSVHHTMGGLVTDKDTRVLDEAGKPIEGLYAAGELTGMIHGANRLGGNAIADIITFGRVAGKMVSK, from the coding sequence ATGAAAAATTACTGGAAAAAGTTCTGGCTAGTCTTAGCCCTCTTAGTCCTAGTCATGGGTCCCTTGGCTAGCCTAGCTCAGGCGGCCGGCAGCCAAACGGTCAAGGGCCAAGGCCAGGGGAAACACGGGACTGTCGAGGTGGAAGTGACCTTCCAAGACGACCGGATTGCGGACATTAAGGTGCTCCAGTCCGATGAGAATGAAGTCCTAGCCACACCCGTCTACAAGCAACTTAAGGATAAGATTATTGGCAACAACAAGGCCGATGTCGATGTGGTGTCCGGCTCCACAGCCACTAGCCAAGGTTATCTGGAAGCCGTCCAAGATGCCGTTAAGAAATCAGGCCTGACCCTAGCAGAGGTAAGTTCTACTACTTCAACCCAAGAGCAGCTAGACAGCGAACAATCCTATGATGTGGTCGTTGTCGGAGCAGGGGGCGCAGGCTTTAGTGCGGCGATCGAAGCAGCCCAAGCAGGCAAATCCGTGGTGATTATCGAGAAGATGCCAGCTGTCGGTGGGAATACCCTCATTAGTGGGGGCGAAATGAATGCGCCAGGTAACTGGGTTCAGAAGAAACTAGGCATTGAAGGCGATAGCGTAGAAACCTACTACCAAGACACCATGAAGGGTGGCGACAATCTGGGTAATCCTGAGATGGTTCGCTATCTAGCAGAACATGCCCTAGAGTCAGCCGAATGGCTACGTGACGTGGTTGGCGTCAAATTCCTGGAAGACAAGCTCTTCCAATTTGGTGGACACTCCTACAAGCGGGCCCTGATTCCAGAAGGCCACACCGGCCAAGAATTGGTGACCAAGCTCAACGCCAAGGCAGAAGAACTAGGTGTTAAAATTCTGGTGAACACCAAGGCTACTGAACTCATCCAAGATGACAGCAAGCGTGTTGTCGGCGTCAAGGCAGACCATCAAGGCCAGGCTGTGACCTTCCATGCCAAGAATGGGGTCGTACTGACTACGGGGGGCTTTGGCTCTAACATTGACATGCGTAAGCAATACAATCCTGAGATGGACGAGCGCTACCTATCCACGGATACGGTCGGCTCTACCGGTGATGGGATTGTCATGGCTCAAGCCATTGGTGCAGCTGTCACCAATATGTCTTCCATCCAAACCTATCCGGTGTCTAACCCTGAGACCGGGGAAATCTCCCTCCTAGCCGATACCCGTTTCGATGGGGCGGTCCTCATTAACCAAGAGGGCCAACGATTTGTAGAAGAATTGGACCGGCGGGATGTGATTTCTAAGGCCATTCTGGCTCAACCAGGGGGCTATACTTATCAACTCTGGAACCAGAAGACGGACGATATCTCCCACTCTAAGGAGCACCACCAGGCTGAGTATCAAGAACTCAAGAAACAAGGCCTGCTAGTTGAAGCGGACACGCTGGAAGAAGTTGCGGCTCACTTCGACATCGATCCGGCTAAGCTCAAGGAAACGGTAGCCAAGGTTAACCAATATGCCAAGGACAAGAAAGACCCCGACTTCAACCACCGGGCTGGCTTGGCATCCTTGGAAGAAGGCCCTTATATCCTAGAAAAAGTTCGCCCAAGTGTCCACCACACCATGGGGGGCTTGGTGACCGATAAGGATACCCGGGTCCTAGATGAAGCTGGCAAGCCAATTGAAGGCCTCTATGCAGCCGGTGAATTGACCGGTATGATTCATGGGGCTAACCGTCTAGGCGGGAATGCCATCGCTGATATCATCACCTTCGGACGCGTTGCCGGCAAGATGGTAAGTAAATAA
- the mef(A) gene encoding macrolide efflux MFS transporter Mef(A) translates to MEKYNNWKRKFYAIWAGQAVSLITSAILQMAIIFYLTEKTGSAMVLSMASLVGFLPYAILGPAIGVLVDRHDRKKIMIGADLIIAAAGAVLAIVAFCMELPVWMIMIVLFIRSIGTAFHTPALNAVTPLLVPEEQLTKCAGYSQSLQSISYIVSPAVAALLYSVWDLNAIIAIDVLGAVIASITVAIVRIPKLGNQVQSLEPNFIREMKEGVVVLRQNKGLFALLLLGTLYTFVYMPINALFPLISMEHFNGTPVHISITEISFAFGMLAGGLLLGRLGGFEKHVLLITSSFFIMGTSLAVSGILPPNGFVIFVVCCAIMGLSVPFYSGVQTALFQEKIKPEYLGRVFSLIGSIMSLAMPIGLILSGFFADKIGVNHWFLLSGILIIGIAIVCQMITEVRKLDLK, encoded by the coding sequence ATGGAAAAATACAACAATTGGAAACGAAAATTTTATGCAATATGGGCAGGGCAAGCAGTATCATTAATCACTAGTGCCATCCTGCAAATGGCGATTATTTTTTACCTTACAGAAAAAACAGGATCTGCGATGGTCTTGTCTATGGCTTCATTAGTAGGTTTTTTACCCTATGCGATTTTGGGACCTGCCATTGGTGTGCTAGTGGATCGTCATGATAGGAAGAAGATAATGATTGGTGCCGATTTAATTATCGCAGCAGCTGGTGCAGTGCTTGCTATTGTTGCATTCTGTATGGAGCTACCTGTCTGGATGATTATGATAGTATTGTTTATCCGTAGCATTGGAACAGCTTTTCATACCCCAGCACTCAATGCGGTTACACCACTTTTAGTACCAGAAGAACAGCTAACGAAATGCGCAGGCTATAGTCAGTCTTTGCAGTCTATAAGCTATATTGTTAGTCCGGCAGTTGCAGCACTCTTATACTCCGTTTGGGATTTAAATGCTATTATTGCCATCGACGTATTGGGTGCTGTGATTGCATCTATTACGGTAGCAATTGTACGTATACCTAAGCTGGGTAATCAAGTGCAAAGTTTAGAACCAAATTTCATAAGGGAGATGAAAGAAGGAGTTGTGGTTCTGAGACAAAACAAAGGATTGTTTGCCTTATTACTCTTAGGAACACTATATACTTTTGTTTATATGCCAATCAATGCACTATTTCCTTTAATAAGCATGGAACACTTTAATGGAACGCCTGTGCATATTTCTATTACGGAAATTTCCTTTGCATTTGGGATGCTAGCAGGAGGCTTATTATTAGGAAGATTAGGGGGCTTCGAAAAGCATGTATTACTAATAACAAGTTCATTTTTTATAATGGGGACCAGTTTAGCCGTTTCGGGAATACTTCCTCCAAATGGATTTGTAATATTCGTAGTTTGCTGTGCAATAATGGGGCTTTCGGTGCCATTTTATAGCGGTGTGCAAACAGCTCTTTTTCAGGAGAAAATTAAGCCTGAATATTTAGGACGTGTATTTTCTTTGATCGGAAGTATCATGTCACTTGCTATGCCAATTGGGTTAATTCTTTCTGGATTCTTTGCTGATAAAATCGGTGTAAATCATTGGTTTTTACTATCAGGTATTTTAATTATTGGCATTGCTATAGTTTGCCAAATGATAACTGAGGTTAGAAAATTAGATTTAAAATAA
- a CDS encoding amino acid ABC transporter ATP-binding protein, whose translation MMAIVEIQHLSKTFGDRTVLKDIDFSVEAGEVVTIIGSSGSGKSTLLRCINLLEEPSGGEIIYRGENILDVKHDVNKYRTHIGMVFQSFNLFNNMDVLANCTVGPIKVLGKDKAETEALATKFLEQVGMGDYVHARPSQLSGGQKQRVAIARALTMQPDVILFDEPTSALDPEMVGEVLKVMKELAHTGLTMIIVTHEMEFAREVSDRVVFMDQGVIAEQGAPEQLFVNPKEERTQQFLERYLRS comes from the coding sequence ATCATGGCGATTGTAGAAATTCAACACTTAAGCAAAACCTTTGGCGACCGTACGGTCCTCAAGGACATTGATTTTTCCGTTGAAGCAGGGGAAGTCGTAACCATTATCGGCTCTTCAGGTTCAGGGAAATCCACCCTCTTGCGTTGTATTAACCTATTAGAAGAACCAAGCGGTGGGGAAATTATCTACCGGGGCGAGAATATCTTAGACGTTAAGCATGACGTCAACAAGTACCGGACCCATATCGGTATGGTCTTCCAATCCTTCAACCTCTTCAACAACATGGATGTCTTGGCTAACTGTACCGTCGGCCCTATCAAGGTCCTAGGTAAGGACAAGGCTGAGACCGAAGCCTTAGCTACTAAGTTCTTGGAGCAAGTCGGCATGGGGGATTATGTCCATGCTCGTCCTAGCCAATTATCTGGGGGCCAGAAGCAACGGGTAGCCATTGCTCGGGCCTTGACCATGCAGCCAGATGTCATTCTCTTCGATGAACCAACTTCTGCACTTGACCCTGAGATGGTCGGCGAAGTCTTGAAGGTTATGAAGGAATTGGCTCACACTGGTTTGACCATGATTATTGTCACCCACGAAATGGAGTTCGCCCGTGAGGTGTCTGACCGCGTGGTCTTCATGGACCAAGGGGTCATCGCCGAACAAGGCGCGCCGGAGCAACTCTTCGTCAACCCTAAAGAAGAACGGACCCAACAATTCTTGGAACGTTACTTACGCAGTTAA